GCTGCTATACTTCCGTTCAGCTGTTGTACGTATTTTGTTGTGACTGGTGGCGGTATCTCGAGGATGGCTCTGACTTTCTCGAGATTCGCTTCTATCCCctttggagtgatgatatatcccaaaaatttgcccgatgtgagccaaaaatcgcatttggtcgggttaactttcattttatattctctcatcgtTTGAAAAAATTCCCGCAGGTATCGGATGTGATTCTTGGCTAGGAgactttttactagcatatcgtcgacatagacctcaatggtgttgtggatctggtcttcaaacatgtctcccaccaacctctgatatgtggcgcatgcattcttcagcccaaacggcatcttggtgtagcagtatagGCCCCTTAGTATGAAGAATGGGAtgtgttcttgatcctcgggagccagcgggatctggttataccccgCGTATCCGTTCATCAATGTTAGCGCCTCGTGCCCCactatagattccaccagttgatcgatgcttgggagAGGGAAGATGTCCTTCGGACAAACTTTGTTCAGGTCGCTGAAGTCAATGCAGATTCTGACTCCTCCGTTtttctttggtaccacgaccatgttggatatccactgtGGGTAGTGTGATTTCCAGATTATCCCCGATTCTTGTAACTTCTTTAATTCCTTCTCGACGGCCGTGTGTAATTCTGGTGCGATtcgcctcatcttttgtcggacTGGCTTGAAGCTTAGGTCGATCCTTAGATGGTGACAACATACCTCCGGATCTATATCCTCCATATCGTGCATGTTCCATGCGAATGCGTCCAAGTTTACCTTTAGCACCGTCACGAGCTGGTTTACTTGTTCGTCCGATAGTAAGGACCCGATCCTTACCACCCTTGGTTCTTCTACAGTTCCCAAATTAATCTCCCGAGTAGGTTCCCCGACCGAGAAGTTTGGTTTTGATTCCTTCACCGGCGCCGTCTCCTTTAATTGCTATGAAGGCTCGTTTCCTTGTGCTTCGTAAGTCATGACCGCCTGTGAAATAACTCTTTTCAGTTCTTCTGCGACTTTGGCTTCTTTAGCCTTTTTATTCTCTCCCCTTTGTCGTGCTTGTCGCTCCTCATTTATCTGGGCATCGACCTGCATGCACTGTCGGGCTGCCTGCGGATCTCCTACGACCTCAGCTATCCCCTTGTACATTGGGAATCGTAGCCTTTGATAATAGGCcgatgccactcctttgattcccgcGATCCATGGTCTTCCGATTATAGATTCATAGGGCGAGGAGACATCAACCACGCAGAATTTGGTTAAAGTATCTAGGTAACCACCTCCATCTGATACCCTTAGAGTTACTCCGCCCTTCGGGATGGTTATGGTTCCATTAAAACCGTAGATACGATATGTCGATGGGACGAGTATATCATCCGAAaactccatccttttgaacgTATCGTAGAAGAGTACTTCGACTGAGCTCCCACTATTTACTAGTATCCTTGTTACCCCCCATTCCTCAATCAGCAGGGTGATAACCAAGGGATCACTGTGAGCTTGGCCGTTCATCGGGACATCCTGAGCCGAGAAAAAGATGGGTCGCATCATCCAGGGTTCCATCGGCAAAGCTTTGTCTACACTGAAAATTTGCTTCCCATTATGATCTCTCTTGTGGATCCTTGACATGATTCCATGATTCAGATTGTACGCTTGAGTGGTGGAATGGGAAATCGTGTTGACGAACTGCGTGGATCTGTCGATCCGGACCTGATGAACGGGTGCATCGGGCGCTGCGGTCGTCTGGGCTGGGTGCCGGATGAACTGTCTCAGATAACCATCTTTAATAAGTTTTTGCACGATGTCTTATCGACAGTTATTTGTAGAGTGGCCTCGATACTGATGATAATGGCAATATTGTGGGTGATCCTTGGTCTCCTCGAACTATATCCCTCTTGAATAtgggtatatgatgtcactccttttttcgacctctttgaagatttcttataGTGGAGCATTTAAAGGGGTGTATGTCCTCGCCTCGTGCCTCGACCTCT
This is a stretch of genomic DNA from Papaver somniferum cultivar HN1 chromosome 1, ASM357369v1, whole genome shotgun sequence. It encodes these proteins:
- the LOC113271967 gene encoding uncharacterized protein LOC113271967, producing the protein MSRIHKRDHNGKQIFSVDKALPMEPWMMRPIFFSAQDVPMNGQAHSDPLVITLLIEEWGVTRILVNSGSSVEVLFYDTFKRMEFSDDILVPSTYRIYGFNGTITIPKGGVTLRVSDGGGYLDTLTKFCVVDVSSPYESIIGRPWIAGIKGVASAYYQRLRFPMYKGIAEVVGDPQAARQCMQVDAQINEERQARQRGENKKAKEAKVAEELKRVISQAVMTYEAQGNEPS